The Vicia villosa cultivar HV-30 ecotype Madison, WI unplaced genomic scaffold, Vvil1.0 ctg.001304F_1_1, whole genome shotgun sequence genome window below encodes:
- the LOC131634473 gene encoding uncharacterized protein LOC131634473, whose translation MIKESLRIWHKNHTQNLGGKIKEAKEDLNKLELKEETVGLSEEEIATKRKRWDQLFKLSNLNCSIQWQKSRARWLKEGDANTRYFHGCINKRRRENQILSLEHNGRMLSDVDEIKNAIANHFKHHFSARGVRPLPCKVNFKRINSMNNEELIKEFSEEEIRKAVWECENSKSPGPNDVNFGFIKKIGRISKMTSYVF comes from the coding sequence ATGATCAAGGAGAGTCTTAGAATCTGGCATAAGAATCACACTCAAAATCTCGGAGGCAAAATCAAAGAAGCCAAGGAAGATCTTAACAAGCTGGAACTAAAAGAAGAAACTGTAGGTTTGTCGGAGGAAGAAATagcaacaaaaagaaaaagatgggATCAACTCTTCAAATTATCAAATCTAAATTGCAGCATTCAATGGCAAAAATCCAGAGCTAGATGGTTGAAGGAAGGTGATGCAAACACTAGGTACTTTCATGGCTGCATAAACAAGAGACGGCGAGAGAACCAAATTCTAAGTTTGGAGCATAATGGCAGAATGCTGAGCGACGTGGACGAAATAAAAAATGCAATAGCCAATCACTTTAAACATCATTTTTCTGCTAGGGGTGTGCGACCTTTGCCTTGCAAAGTGAACTTCAAAAGAATCAACAGTATGAACAATGAGGAGCTAATCAAGGAATTTTCGGAGGAGGAAATCCGCAAGGCTGTTTGGGAATGCGAAAACTCAAAAAGTCCAGGGCCGAACGACGTGAATTTTggctttataaaaaaaattgggagGATATCAAAAATGACTTCTTACGTGTTTTAG
- the LOC131634482 gene encoding pectin acetylesterase 5-like translates to MSPYSITNHFPLRNLSTFFKKWTSKQYTIAAFALLLLFSYAFLIRSNPHSHHSNSNLIPFTPLTNFKQFGALCLDGSAPGYHFQEGFGSGSRNWLLHLEGGGWCSSVASCSYRKTTALGSSNYMDTPVLFSGMLSSVPDQNPDFFNWNKVKIRYCDGASFAGHPESEKGSGLFFRGQIIWETIMNELLSIGMSKAKQALLTGCSAGGLAALIHCDNFRQLLPKGATVKCLTDAGFFLDEKDILGNSTMKSFYQDVVQLQGVEKSLHKECLAKMEPSKCFFSSEILKNIKTPVFLVHPAYDFWQIRNILVPKGSDPHRRWKNCRLNLRSCDANLMDTLNSFRNSLLKTVNEFQQRKDIGMFIDSCFIHCQTLMGETWYSPNSPKLNDKTIAESVADWFFDRQMVKLIDCPYPCNPTCHNLDFTRV, encoded by the exons ATGTCTCCTTATTCCATAACCAACCACTTTCCCCTCCGCAATCTTTCAACATTCTTCAAAAAATGGACCTCAAAACAATACACAATCGCCGCATTCGCCTTACTCCTCTTGTTCTCTTACGCTTTTCTCATCCGATCCAATCCCCACTCTCATCACTCCAACTCCAACCTCATTCCCTTCACCCCTCTCACCAACTTCAAACAATTCGGCGCAC TTTGCTTGGATGGTTCTGCTCCTGGTTACCATTTCCAAGAGGGATTTGGATCCGGATCGCGTAATTGGTTGCTTCATCTTgag GGAGGAGGGTGGTGCAGTTCGGTAGCTTCATGTTCTTATAGGAAAACAACTGCTTTGGGTTCATCTAATTATATGGATACACCTGTTCTTTTTTCAGGGATGCTAAGCTCTGTTCCGGATCAGAATCCTG ATTTCTTTAACTGGAACAAGGTGAAGATACGCTATTGCGATGGTGCATCCTTTGCTGGTCACCCAGAAAGTGAG AAAGGAAGTGGGTTGTTCTTCAGAGGCCAAATCATATGGGAAACTATTATGAATGAACTCTTATCAATTGGCATGTCGAAAGCAAAACAG GCTCTGTTGACAGGATGCTCAGCTGGAGGATTGGCAGCTCTTATACATTGTGATAACTTCAGACAATTACTTCCGAAAGGGGCTACTGTCAAGTGTCTCACGGATGCAGGCTTCTTCCTTGATGA GAAGGATATTCTTGGAAATAGCACAATGAAATCTTTCTATCAGGATGTTGTCCAGCTCCAG GGTGTTGAAAAAAGTTTGCATAAAGAGTGCCTTGCTAAAATGGAACCATCTAAG TGTTTCTTTTCATCAGAAATTCTGAAAAACATAAAGACTCCTGTTTTTCTTGTTCACCCAGCTTATGATTTTTGGCAG ATACGTAATATTTTGGTACCTAAAGGATCAGATCCCCATCGTCGCTGGAAAAACTGTAGATTGAACCTTCGCAGTTGTGATGCTAACTTGATGGATACACTTAACA GTTTTCGTAATTCTTTGCTGAAGACTGTGAACGAGTTCCAGCAGCGAAAGGATATTGGAATGTTTATAGATTCCTGCTTTATCCATTGCCAGACTTTGATGGGGGAGACTTGGTATTCACCTAATTCTCCAAAACTAAACGATAAG ACAATTGCTGAATCCGTTGCCGATTGGTTCTTTGACCGACAAATGGTAAAGCTTATTGACTGTCCTTATCCATGTAATCCTACCTGCCATAATTTGGATTTCACCAGAGTATAA
- the LOC131634479 gene encoding pentatricopeptide repeat-containing protein At5g16420, mitochondrial, with protein MFSLRRILPAQHHHHPFSTSISAAIAANTTPTPSLPESYRVQPPIKPWPHRLNPKLISSLISRQHDPNLSLQIFLHAQHHHRPPFSHNPQTYQAIFLKLSRFRCFRDIETLLTTLRRSPQQFIQSCGEEPLITVIRGYGLAGKPIRALKTFMRIKSFGIRPSVRSLNALLNSLVQNKRYRLAFLLFKNSGDRFGVLPNVVSCNILLKALCKGNEVEVAVRVLDEMPGMGLVPNVVSYTTVLGGYVWRGDMDGAMRVFREILDRGWDPDVTSYTVLVDGFCRLGKLVDGIRVMDIMEENGVEPNEVTYGVMIQAYCKEKRSGEAVNLIEDMLGKDCVPGSELCCNVVDLLCEEGNVERACEVWRMVSRKDCSLDSAVVVSTLIHWLCKKGKVLEARNVFDEFGKESVASLLTYNTLIAGLCEGGELCEAAKLWDDMVEKGVAANAFTYNMLIKGFCKDGNAKEGIRILEEMLEHGCLPNKSTYLILIDGLLLSGGMQQEINKIVSLATSTGVDADLWNHFVRPIVGNVNCGAAELDMILLENAV; from the coding sequence ATGTTCTCTCTCAGACGCATCCTTCCCGCCCAACATCACCACCACCCATTCTCCACCTCCATCTCCGCCGCCATCGCCGCCAACACCACCCCCACACCCTCCCTCCCCGAATCCTACAGAGTACAACCTCCAATCAAACCCTGGCCTCACCGCCTCAACCCTAAACTAATATCATCTCTCATTTCCCGCCAACACGACCCCAACCTCTCCCTTCAAATCTTCCTCCACGCCCAACACCACCACCGCCCTCCTTTCTCCCACAATCCCCAAACCTACCAAGCCATCTTCCTCAAACTCTCACGATTCCGCTGCTTCCGCGATATCGAAACCCTTCTCACCACCCTCCGCCGTTCGCCCCAGCAATTCATTCAATCCTGTGGCGAAGAACCGCTTATAACCGTCATTCGCGGTTACGGACTTGCGGGAAAGCCCATACGGGCTCTGAAAACTTTCATGAGGATCAAATCGTTTGGGATTCGACCCTCGGTTAGGTCACTCAATGCACTATTGAATTCTTTGGTTCAGAATAAGCGTTACCGCTTGGCGTTCTTGTTGTTTAAGAATTCTGGAGATAGGTTTGGGGTTTTGCCTAATGTGGTTAGTTGTAATATCTTGCTTAAGGCACTTTGTAAAGGGAATGAGGTTGAAGTTGCTGTTAGGGTTTTGGATGAGATGCCTGGGATGGGTTTGGTTCCTAATGTTGTTAGTTATACTACTGTTTTGGGTGGGTATGTTTGGAGGGGTGATATGGATGGTGCTATGAGGGTTTTTCGCGAGATTTTGGATCGAGGGTGGGATCCTGATGTGACTAGCTATACGGTTTTGGTGGATGGGTTTTGTAGGTTAGGGAAATTGGTGGATGGGATTAGGGTGATGGATATTATGGAGGAGAATGGGGTTGAACCGAATGAGGTTACTTATGGTGTTATGATTCAAGCTTATTGCAAGGAGAAGAGATCCGGGGAAGCGGTTAACTTGATTGAGGATATGCTTGGGAAGGATTGTGTTCCTGGCTCGGAGCTGTGTTGTAATGTTGTTGATTTGCTGTGTGAGGAAGGGAATGTTGAGAGAGCTTGTGAGGTGTGGAGGATGGTTTCGAGGAAGGATTGTAGCCTCGACAGTGCTGTTGTTGTGAGCACTCTTATACATTGGCTTTGCAAGAAGGGGAAGGTGCTGGAGGCTAGGAACGTGTTTGATGAGTTTGGGAAGGAATCGGTTGCTAGTCTCTTGACGTATAATACGTTGATTGCTGGATTGTGTGAGGGAGGAGAACTCTGTGAGGCGGCGAAACTGTGGGACGACATGGTGGAAAAGGGTGTTGCGGCTAATGCTTTTACCTATAACATGTTGATTAAAGGATTTTGTAAGGATGGAAATGCCAAGGAGGGTATTAGAATTCTAGAGGAGATGTTGGAACACGGGTGTTTGCCAAACAAATCAACCTACTTAATATTGATTGATGGGCTTTTGCTTTCAGGTGGAATGCAACAAGAAATCAACAAGATAGTTTCACTTGCCACGTCCACTGGAGTAGATGCTGACTTGTGGAATCATTTTGTAAGACCTATTGTGGGCAATGTAAATTGTGGTGCAGCTGAACTTGATATGATATTATTAGAGAATGCAGTGTAA